In Paraburkholderia acidisoli, one DNA window encodes the following:
- a CDS encoding SDR family oxidoreductase, translating into MKTSGNTIFITGGTSGIGRGLAEAFHQRGNTVIVAGRRRALLDEIARANPGIDTVELDITNADDIRRVAQDVIARHPSLNVVINNAGIMPFDDAASGALDDALAVHLVETNLLGPVRVSAAFVEHLKRQSAATIVNNSSVLAYVPLAQTALYSATKAAIHSYSLSQRFMLRNTSVRVLEIAPPWVDTDLIRKSGDPRAMPLEPFIAETMAAFEGASTEVLVSAARMFRDNAGPNEHAFIDQFNQMIESEPLPVA; encoded by the coding sequence ATGAAAACCAGCGGCAACACTATCTTCATCACGGGCGGCACGTCGGGCATCGGACGCGGGCTCGCCGAAGCGTTCCACCAGCGCGGCAACACGGTGATCGTCGCGGGCCGCCGCCGCGCGCTGCTCGACGAGATCGCCCGGGCGAATCCCGGCATCGACACGGTCGAACTCGACATCACCAACGCCGACGACATTCGCCGCGTGGCGCAGGACGTGATCGCGCGCCATCCGTCGCTCAATGTCGTCATCAACAACGCGGGCATCATGCCGTTCGACGACGCCGCCAGCGGCGCGCTCGACGACGCGCTGGCCGTGCATCTGGTCGAAACGAATCTGCTCGGCCCGGTGCGCGTGAGCGCCGCGTTCGTGGAGCACCTCAAGCGCCAGTCCGCCGCGACGATCGTCAACAACAGTTCCGTGCTCGCCTACGTGCCGCTCGCGCAAACCGCGCTCTACTCGGCGACCAAGGCCGCGATTCACTCGTATTCGCTCTCGCAGCGCTTCATGCTGCGCAACACGAGCGTGCGCGTGCTCGAAATCGCGCCGCCGTGGGTGGACACCGACCTGATCCGCAAGAGCGGCGACCCGCGCGCGATGCCACTCGAACCGTTCATTGCCGAGACGATGGCCGCGTTCGAAGGCGCGAGCACCGAAGTGCTGGTGAGCGCCGCGCGCATGTTCCGCGACAACGCGGGGCCGAACGAGCACGCGTTTATCGACCAGTTCAATCAGATGATCGAGAGCGAACCGTTGCCCGTGGCGTAA
- a CDS encoding GlxA family transcriptional regulator, with translation MHRIGYLLNEGFQVMTIATQSVFEHTNLGASAPFYSIENYSIEGGEVRSSLGMSVSTQPAPPPAQSGIDTWIVPGVNDPLSSPASPQTLAFLREASAHARRMAGICTGGFVLAEAGLLAGRRASTHWFFAREMQMRFPDVRVEDDRIYVEDSGVWTSAGMTAGLDLALAMVERDLGADAARSVAHKLVMHQRRSGGQSQHSEMLDLAPKSDRIQNALDYARRNLGRALTVEELAEAVHLSPRQFSRVFTAETGQSPARAVEGLRLEAARLMIERSTHPLDVIARETGFRDRRHMREAFQRGFGVPPQAVRREARGAF, from the coding sequence ATGCATCGCATCGGCTACTTGCTGAACGAAGGCTTTCAGGTGATGACGATCGCCACGCAAAGCGTTTTCGAACATACGAACCTCGGCGCGAGCGCGCCGTTCTATTCGATCGAGAACTATTCGATCGAAGGTGGCGAGGTGCGCTCCTCGCTCGGCATGAGCGTGAGCACGCAACCCGCGCCGCCGCCTGCGCAAAGCGGCATCGACACGTGGATCGTGCCGGGCGTGAACGATCCGCTCAGCTCGCCCGCGTCGCCGCAAACGCTCGCGTTCCTGCGCGAGGCCAGCGCGCACGCGCGGCGCATGGCGGGCATCTGCACCGGCGGTTTCGTGCTTGCCGAGGCGGGGCTGCTCGCAGGGCGGCGCGCCAGCACGCACTGGTTTTTCGCTCGCGAGATGCAGATGCGCTTTCCGGACGTGCGCGTGGAAGACGATCGCATCTATGTGGAAGACAGCGGCGTGTGGACCTCGGCGGGCATGACGGCGGGGCTCGATCTCGCGCTCGCCATGGTGGAGCGCGATCTGGGCGCGGATGCCGCGCGCTCGGTCGCGCACAAGCTCGTCATGCATCAACGGCGTTCGGGCGGCCAGTCGCAGCATTCGGAAATGCTCGATCTCGCGCCGAAGTCGGACCGCATCCAGAACGCGCTCGACTATGCGCGGCGCAACCTGGGCCGCGCGCTCACGGTGGAAGAACTGGCCGAGGCCGTGCATCTGAGCCCGCGCCAGTTCAGCCGCGTGTTCACGGCCGAAACCGGTCAGTCGCCCGCGCGCGCCGTGGAAGGGCTGCGGCTGGAAGCGGCGCGGCTCATGATCGAGCGCAGCACGCACCCGCTCGACGTGATCGCGCGCGAGACCGGCTTTCGCGACCGCCGCCACATGCGCGAGGCGTTCCAGCGCGGCTTTGGCGTGCCGCCGCAGGCCGTGCGGCGCGAGGCGCGCGGGGCGTTTTGA
- a CDS encoding cytochrome-c peroxidase: MSLPNTLPPTLPAGKDANPEATKRTLKRVAGWTVAVVAAAAAALAAYAVIYPERMPLSVGTIVEDYTGANPQPIQLTVPPQQPLSAVAILGRQIFFDTSLSASGKQSCASCHSPDHAYGPPNNLSVQMGGPQLTQAGYRPPPSLTYLYRQAPFSIGPDQADMDTAPISLQTLAASAASVTRAVKTAGVAPAAPAMVPQGGLFWDGRASTLQDQAIGPMLNPVEMANANLADVAHKLLATKYVDQFQALFGKQIVNRPELMVEEAMFAVGRYEFEDTSFHAFTSKYDYWLQGKARLTQAELHGLRLFNDPDKANCAGCHLSKPSADGLPPLFTDTQYEALGVPRNPDLPLNKDPKFYDMGVCGPFRTDVTDLTQYCGMFLTPTLRNTATRHAFFHNGVYHNLQQVMDFYNLRNTNPDKIYPRDASGKVQQFNDLPKAYQKNIDFADAPFDRKPNDKPAMSDQDIKDIIAFIGTLNDGYKP, translated from the coding sequence ATGAGTCTTCCGAACACCCTGCCGCCTACCCTGCCCGCGGGCAAAGACGCGAACCCCGAAGCCACGAAGCGCACGCTCAAGCGCGTGGCGGGCTGGACCGTCGCCGTCGTCGCCGCCGCGGCGGCCGCCCTTGCCGCCTACGCCGTGATCTATCCCGAGCGCATGCCGTTGTCGGTCGGCACGATCGTCGAAGACTACACGGGCGCGAACCCGCAGCCGATTCAGCTGACCGTGCCGCCGCAGCAACCGCTGAGCGCCGTCGCGATACTCGGCCGCCAGATTTTCTTCGATACCTCGCTGTCCGCTTCGGGCAAGCAGTCGTGCGCGTCCTGTCATAGCCCCGACCATGCCTACGGCCCGCCGAACAATCTGTCCGTGCAAATGGGCGGACCGCAGCTCACGCAGGCCGGCTATCGCCCGCCGCCTTCGCTCACTTATCTGTATCGCCAGGCGCCGTTCAGCATCGGCCCGGATCAAGCCGACATGGACACCGCGCCCATTTCGCTGCAAACGCTCGCGGCCAGCGCCGCCAGCGTGACGCGCGCGGTCAAGACGGCCGGCGTCGCGCCCGCCGCGCCCGCGATGGTGCCGCAAGGCGGCCTGTTCTGGGACGGCCGCGCGAGCACGCTGCAAGACCAGGCGATCGGCCCGATGCTCAATCCGGTGGAAATGGCCAACGCCAATCTCGCCGATGTCGCGCACAAGCTGCTCGCCACCAAATACGTCGACCAGTTCCAGGCGCTGTTCGGCAAGCAGATCGTGAACCGTCCCGAACTGATGGTGGAAGAAGCCATGTTCGCGGTTGGCCGCTATGAATTCGAGGACACCTCGTTCCACGCCTTCACGAGCAAGTACGACTACTGGCTCCAGGGCAAGGCGCGTCTGACGCAAGCCGAATTGCACGGCCTGCGCCTCTTCAACGACCCGGACAAGGCGAACTGCGCGGGCTGCCACTTGAGCAAGCCTTCCGCCGACGGCCTGCCGCCGCTCTTCACCGACACGCAGTACGAAGCGCTGGGCGTGCCGCGTAACCCGGATCTGCCGCTCAACAAGGACCCGAAGTTCTACGACATGGGCGTGTGCGGCCCGTTCCGCACCGACGTGACGGACCTCACGCAATACTGCGGCATGTTCCTCACGCCGACGCTGCGCAACACCGCCACGCGCCACGCGTTCTTCCACAACGGCGTCTATCACAACCTGCAGCAGGTGATGGACTTCTACAACCTGCGCAACACCAACCCGGACAAGATCTATCCGCGCGATGCTTCGGGCAAGGTGCAGCAGTTCAACGATCTGCCGAAGGCGTACCAGAAGAACATCGATTTCGCCGATGCGCCGTTCGACCGCAAGCCGAACGACAAGCCCGCCATGTCGGATCAGGACATCAAGGACATCATCGCGTTCATCGGTACGCTGAACGACGGGTATAAGCCGTAA
- a CDS encoding phospholipase C, translated as MHLKKALLPIPFAAALAVIAACGSSNHNTPAPTASVSAQDALTTVTPIKHLVVIYGENVSFDHYFATYPNSTNPAGEPQVLPTGTTQTDINTLVHAGLVSPNNPNGASTSPNLVASTINGVATLPPNIGGVTLTSALAQPFRLDRTQANTKSQNHSYAPEQLGDDGGKMDATPLFTSATSTTNGSTGSFGSAAQVLGYFDGNTVTGMWNYAQHFALNDNSWTDTFGPSTPGAVEVVSGQNNGIQMYTTTATSGTTLGTPVTTTTSPSGNAIPDGQGGFTMIGDLDPAGDVCTNTLDSAGSVVAQYAPQVKNIGDLLNAKGITWGGFMGGFNLSTVNPNGTTGCSRTTFSSVLNSASSDYIQHHAWFQYFASTANPTHQRPSSTAMIGYTDSTLDSSATPVHHQYDTDDFFTAVSAGNFPSVSFLKAPSVSDAHPGNSDPLDEQQFVVKVINFLQQQPDWKNTAVVIAYDDSDGWYDHQAPTILNSSFDTTATTKISTNTTKSVTFTGADQLSGNGSCTGPSAKQPLGVNGGAVNGRCGPGTRTPFLLISPYAKSNFVDHTLITQASVVKFIEDNWLGGQRLGNASFDATAGDIRNMLNTTGDSANLYLDQTFGTKLAAAPTTTN; from the coding sequence ATGCATTTGAAAAAAGCTCTGTTGCCCATTCCGTTCGCTGCCGCTCTGGCAGTGATCGCGGCCTGCGGCAGCAGCAACCACAACACGCCGGCCCCGACCGCTTCCGTGTCCGCCCAGGACGCGTTGACGACTGTCACGCCGATCAAGCACCTTGTCGTGATCTACGGTGAGAACGTTTCGTTCGACCACTACTTCGCGACCTACCCGAATTCGACGAACCCCGCGGGCGAGCCGCAGGTTCTGCCGACCGGCACGACGCAAACCGACATCAACACGCTGGTTCACGCCGGCCTCGTTTCGCCGAACAACCCGAACGGCGCGTCGACCTCGCCGAACCTCGTGGCTTCGACGATCAACGGCGTCGCCACGCTGCCCCCGAACATCGGCGGTGTGACGCTGACCTCGGCGCTGGCCCAGCCGTTCCGCCTCGACCGCACGCAGGCCAACACGAAGTCGCAGAACCACTCGTACGCGCCGGAACAGCTCGGCGACGACGGCGGCAAGATGGACGCCACGCCGCTCTTCACGTCGGCGACCAGCACGACCAACGGCAGCACGGGCTCGTTCGGCTCGGCAGCCCAGGTGCTCGGCTACTTCGACGGCAACACCGTCACGGGCATGTGGAACTACGCGCAGCACTTCGCGCTGAACGACAACTCGTGGACCGACACGTTCGGCCCGTCGACGCCTGGCGCGGTTGAAGTGGTGTCCGGTCAGAACAACGGCATCCAGATGTACACGACGACGGCTACGTCGGGCACGACGCTCGGCACGCCGGTGACGACCACGACCTCGCCGAGCGGCAACGCGATCCCCGACGGTCAAGGCGGCTTCACGATGATCGGCGACCTGGATCCGGCCGGCGACGTCTGTACCAACACGCTCGACTCGGCTGGCTCGGTGGTGGCGCAGTACGCACCGCAAGTCAAGAACATCGGCGACCTGCTGAACGCCAAGGGCATCACGTGGGGCGGCTTCATGGGCGGCTTCAACCTGTCGACCGTGAACCCGAACGGCACGACCGGTTGCTCGCGCACGACGTTCTCGTCGGTGCTGAACTCGGCTTCGTCGGACTACATCCAGCATCACGCCTGGTTCCAGTACTTCGCTTCGACCGCCAACCCGACGCACCAACGCCCGTCGTCGACGGCGATGATCGGCTACACGGACTCGACGCTCGACAGCTCGGCCACGCCGGTTCACCACCAGTACGACACGGATGACTTCTTCACGGCCGTTTCGGCGGGCAACTTCCCGTCGGTCAGCTTCCTGAAGGCACCGTCGGTCAGCGATGCTCACCCGGGCAACTCGGACCCGCTCGACGAGCAGCAATTCGTCGTGAAGGTCATCAACTTCCTCCAGCAGCAACCGGACTGGAAGAACACGGCAGTCGTGATCGCCTACGACGACTCGGACGGCTGGTATGACCACCAGGCTCCGACGATCCTGAACTCGTCGTTCGACACGACGGCGACGACCAAGATCTCGACGAACACGACGAAGTCGGTCACGTTCACGGGCGCCGACCAGCTTAGCGGCAACGGTTCGTGTACCGGCCCGAGCGCCAAGCAGCCGCTGGGCGTGAACGGCGGTGCAGTGAACGGCCGTTGCGGCCCGGGCACGCGCACGCCGTTCCTGCTGATCTCGCCGTATGCGAAGTCGAACTTCGTCGACCATACGCTGATCACGCAAGCTTCGGTCGTGAAGTTCATCGAAGACAACTGGCTTGGCGGCCAGCGTCTCGGCAACGCGTCGTTCGACGCGACGGCCGGCGACATCCGCAACATGCTGAACACGACCGGCGACTCGGCGAACCTGTACCTCGACCAGACCTTCGGTACGAAGCTGGCCGCGGCGCCGACGACGACGAACTAA
- the tehA gene encoding dicarboxylate transporter/tellurite-resistance protein TehA has protein sequence MNARLARQLARLAPMPAGFFGIAVGMLALAGAWRVAAKLWQVPAGAATLATVAALAVWVVVMALYALKWVAHRDAARDEWRHEVQSSFVALGPVSTMLAAQALNAWSHELGLALFAAGTVAQLAVGVALHGRLWQGARNAELVTPAIYLPTVAAGFVSATSAAAFGFPQLAALFFGAGVLSWLAIESKLLNRAALGAPLAPALRPTLGVQLAPPVVGGVAWMAITGTGFPPVGSGAASLIGYALLGYGLYQALLLARLLPWIRSQSFTPSYWAFSFGTAALPTLAMLIAQRGGAPAWMHELAFALFLASNAVFAVLIVKTLALLVEGRLLPLKAAAH, from the coding sequence ATGAATGCACGTTTGGCAAGACAGTTGGCAAGACTCGCGCCGATGCCCGCCGGGTTCTTCGGCATTGCCGTGGGCATGCTCGCGCTGGCGGGTGCCTGGCGCGTGGCCGCAAAACTCTGGCAAGTGCCCGCGGGCGCGGCCACGCTCGCGACCGTCGCGGCGCTCGCCGTGTGGGTCGTGGTCATGGCCCTTTATGCGCTCAAGTGGGTCGCGCACCGTGACGCCGCGCGCGACGAATGGCGCCACGAAGTGCAGTCGTCGTTCGTGGCGCTCGGCCCGGTTTCGACGATGCTCGCGGCGCAGGCCCTCAACGCCTGGTCGCACGAACTCGGTCTCGCGCTGTTCGCGGCCGGCACGGTGGCGCAACTCGCCGTGGGCGTCGCGTTGCATGGCCGCCTCTGGCAGGGCGCGCGCAACGCGGAACTCGTGACGCCCGCCATCTATCTGCCGACGGTCGCCGCTGGCTTCGTTTCCGCCACCTCGGCCGCCGCGTTCGGCTTTCCGCAACTGGCCGCGCTGTTCTTCGGCGCGGGCGTGCTCTCGTGGCTCGCGATCGAGTCGAAGCTGCTCAACCGCGCGGCGCTCGGCGCACCGCTGGCCCCCGCGCTGCGCCCGACGCTGGGCGTGCAGCTCGCGCCGCCCGTGGTGGGCGGCGTGGCGTGGATGGCGATCACGGGCACGGGCTTTCCTCCCGTGGGCTCGGGCGCCGCGAGCCTGATCGGCTACGCGTTGCTCGGCTACGGTCTCTATCAGGCACTGCTGCTGGCGCGTCTGCTGCCGTGGATTCGTTCGCAAAGCTTCACGCCGTCGTACTGGGCCTTCAGCTTCGGCACGGCTGCTCTGCCGACGCTCGCCATGCTGATCGCGCAACGCGGCGGCGCACCGGCCTGGATGCACGAACTCGCCTTCGCGCTGTTCCTCGCCTCGAACGCCGTGTTCGCCGTGCTGATCGTCAAGACGCTCGCGCTGCTGGTGGAAGGCCGGTTGCTGCCGCTGAAGGCCGCCGCGCACTGA